GGCCTCGCGGACGCGTTCGAGAAGACCTTCAAGGAGAAGGGCATCACGACCGAGCGCGACAAGTTCGCCAAGGACGCGTCGGACTACTCCTCGACCGTGCAGAAGGTCAAGGCCGCCAACCCGGACGTCATCACCTTCGGTGGTTACTACGCCCAGGGCGGCCGGCTGCTCAAGCAGCTCCGCGACGGCGGCGTGAAGGCCATCTTCGCCACCGGTGACGGCTCGCTCGACCCGCAGCTGGTCTCGGGCGCGGGTGCCGCGGCCGCCGAGGGTGCCGTCGTCGGCTGCCCGTGCAACATCCCGGACGCCGGCGCCAGCAACGAGTTCGCCACGAAGTACAAGGCCAAGTTCAACGTCGACCCGGCGATCTACGCCACCGAGGGCTACGACGCGGCGACCGCCATCATCAACGCGGTCAAGGCGGGCAACACCACCGGTGAGAAGATCAACGACTTCCTGAAGACGGAAGACTTCAAGGGCGCGTCGAAGCAGATCAAGTTCAAGGACAACGGCGAGCCGCAGACCAACGCGATCTACGTCTACCAGGTCGTCGGCGGGGTCATCAAGAACCTCGGCGCCTCGACCGAAGCCAAGATCACCGGCTGACGGAGCTAGACACACCTAACGGGAGCGGGGGCGCTGTGCTCGGACACAGCACCCCCGCTCCCCGCCAATGTGGCGACCATCCTCGCCCCGTCAGGTAAGGCAACTACGTCATGTTCCAAGATCTGCAGAGCCAGTTTCTGGGCAGCACCATCGGCGGCCTGGTAGCCGGCTCCATCTACGCCCTCATCGCCCTCGGCTACACGATGGTCTACGGCGTGCTGAGGCTCATCAACTTCGCGCACTCCGAGATCTTCATGATCGGGACGATGACGTCCCTGTTCATCCTCGTCACCATCGCGCCGACGGCGCCGTTCACCATCTTCTCGATGATCGGCATCCTGCTCCTGCTGATCGTCGCTTCCGCGCTGGTCTCCGGCGGGTCCGCGATCGTGCTGGAGCAGCTCGCGTACCGGCCGCTGCGCAAGAAGGGCGCGACCCGGCTCGCCGCCCTGATCTCGGCGATCGGTGCGTCGCTGTTCCTGCAGGAGGCCTTCGGCCTGAAGATCATCCCCTGGCTCTTCGACAAGCCGGGCCGAGTCCAGCAGCCCGCCCCGCGGTTCGTCCCGCACGAGGAGCTGTTCCGCATCGGCAACGGCGTCGTGCGCACCGACCACGTCTTCGTGATCATCGGCGCGGTCATCGTGATGGTGGTCCTGGACCAGCTGGTCAGCCGGACCCGGATCGGCCGCGGCATCCGCGCCACGGCCCAGGACCCCGAGGCCGCCGTCCTGATGGGCGTCAGCATCGACCGCATCGTGCGGATCACGTTCCTGCTCGGCGGCGCGATGGCGGGCGTCGCCGCCGCCCTGTTCGTCATGGAATACGAGAACACCGACTACCGCATCGGGTTCCTGCTCGGCATCAAGGCGTTCACCGCCGCGGTGCTCGGCGGTATCGGCAACCTGCGTGGCGCCCTGCTCGGCGGGATCGTGCTGGGCCTCGTCGAGAACTGGAGCTCCATCTTCCTCGGCTCCGCCTGGAAGGACGTCACCGCCTTCGTCGTCCTGGTGCTGGTCCTGATGTTCCGGCCCACCGGCATTCTCGGTGAATCGCTGCAACGGGCACGCGCATGAAGGGTGAAGAAGTGGCTCCGAGCAACGGAAACCCCGCGCGCGGCGGTTTTCACCCCATCGACGGGATGCGGGACTGGTGGGCGGACGCCCCCCACTGGCAGCGTTACGGCGTCTACCTCGCGCTGATCGTGCTCGCGCTGATCCTGCCCGCTCCCTGGGTCGGATCGTTCATGTCCCCGGACTCCGACTGGACGACGGTGCTGATCTTCCCGGTCGGCACGTACATCCTGCTGGCCGTCGGCCTCAACATCGTCGTCGGCCACGCGGGCATGCTCGACCTCGGTTACGTGGCGTTCTTCGCGATCGGCGCCTACACGTGGGCCTCGATCGGCACGAGCTACGGCTGGTCGTTCTGGCCGACCGTGCTGCTGGGCATCTTCCTGGCCTCGGTGTCCGGGGTCATCCTCGGCGCACCGACGCTCCGGCTGCGAGGTGACTACCTCGCGATCGTGACCCTCGGGTTCGGGGAGATCGTCCGGATCACCGCGAACAACACCGACTCGATCGGCGGCGCGCGCGGTATCACGAACGTCCCGCACCCGGAACCGATCTTCGGCGTCGAGTTCTTCCTCGACCCCGCGCCGTACTACTACCTGATGCTCTTCGCGATCGTGCTCGTGATCGTGTTCTCGGTGCGGCTGAACAAGAGCCGCGTCGGGCGGGCGTGGGCGGCGATCCGCGAGGACGAGGACGCGGCCGAGCTGATGGGCGTGCCGACGTTCAAGTTCAAGCTGCTCGCCTTCGCCATCGGCGCCATGATCGGCGGGTTCGCCGGCACGATCTACGCGAGCAAGGCCGTGTTCATCGAGCCGAACAACTTCCCGTTCATCCTGTCCGCGACCATCCTGGCCGCGGTCGTGCTGGGCGGCTCCGGCAACCTGCCCGGTGTCATCATCGGCGCGTTCGTCATCGCGTGGCTGCCCGAGCGGTTCCGGTTCCTGTCCGAGTACCGCATCCTCATCTTCGGCTTCGTGCTGGTGCTGATGATGGCCCTGCGGCCGGAGGGCATCCTGCCGTCCCGCCAGCGCAAGGCCGAACTAAGGGAAGGAACCGGCGGCATGGGCGCGATGGGCGCGGAAGTCGCCGGCCCGGACTCCGAGGCTTCGGCGGAGGTGACCAAGTGAGCCCCTTGCTCGAGTTCGACAACGTGACCATGCGCTTCGGCGGCGTCACGGCGTTGCGCGAGGTCAACCTCAGCATCAACGAAGGCGAGATCTTCGCGCTCATCGGGCCGAACGGCGCCGGCAAGACCACGGTGTTCAACGTGGTCACCGGCGTCTACCGGCCGACCGAGGGCGAGGTCCGGTTCGGCGGCGACCGGGTCGACGGCATGAAGCGGTTCCGCGTCACCAAGCGCGGCATCGCCCGGACCTTCCAGAACATCCGGCTGTTCCACAACATGACGGCGCTGGAGAACGTCATGGTGGGCGCGGACGCGCACCACAAGACCGGTGCGATCAGCGCGGTGCTCGGCCTGCCGGGCCACCGCAAGGAGGAGAAGCAGGGCCGGGAACGAGCGCGGGAGCTGCTCGACTTCGTCGGCATCGGCCGGGTCGAGCACAACGTCGCGAAGAACCTCTCCTACGGCGACCAGCGCCGGCTGGAGATCGCGCGGGCGCTCGCGACCGACCCGAAGCTGCTGCTGCTCGACGAGCCGGCCGCGGGCATGAACCCGGCGGAGAAGAACGCCCTGCAGGCGCTGATCCGCAAGATCCGGGACGACGGCCGCACCGTGCTGCTGATCGAGCACGACATGGGCCTGGTCATGCACATCAGCGACCGGCTCGCGGTGCTCGACTTCGGGCAGAAGATCGCAGAAGGGCTGCCGCAGGAAGTGCAGAACAACCAGAAGGTGATCGAGGCGTACCTGGGGGTGTCCGAAGATGCTTCTTGAGGTCGAGGACATCAACGTCCACTACGGCAAGATCGCCGCCCTCAAGGGCATGAGCATCCAGGTCGGCGAGGGTGAGATCGTCTCCCTAATCGGGGCCAACGGCGCCGGCAAGACCACGACGCTCAAGACGATCTCCGGGCTGCGGCCGCTGACCAGCGGCCGGATCCTGTTCAACGGCCAGGACATCTCGAAGACCCCGGGGCACAAGCGCGTGCTGCTCGGGATCGGCCAGTCGCCGGAGGGCCGGGGCGTGTTCCCCGGCATGACGGTGCAGGAGAACCTCCTGATGGGTGCCTACACCCGCAAGGACGACCTCAAGGCCGACCTCGAGGAGGTCTACGAGCTGTTCCCCGGCTCGCGGAGCGGAAGTCCCAGTTCGGCGGCACCATGTCCGGTGGCGAGCAGCAGATGATCGCCATCGGCCGGGCGCTGATGACGAAGCCGAAGGTGCTGCTGCTCGACGAGCCGTCGATGGGCCTGGCGCCCATGCTGATCGCGCAGATCTTCGACATCATCCGGGAGATCAACAAGCGCGGCACGACGGTGCTGCTGGTGGAGCAGAACGCCCAGCAGGCGCTGAAGCTGTCGGACCGGGCGTACGTGCTCGAAACGGGCCGCGTGGTCCAGAGCGCCCGCGGGTCCGAGCTGCTGAACGACCCGAAGGTGCGGGCCGCCTACCTCGGTGGCGACCTCGGCGTCTGATCGTTTTTCACGGAGAAGGGGCCCGGCGTGTTTCGCCGGGCCCCTTCTTCACAGCTTGATGTCGGTGCCGTTGAGGTTCTTCATGTCGGTGATGGTGGGACCGCCGAAGGCCCGCAGCGTCACCGGCTTCCGGTCCTTGGGGATGTCCCAGTACAGGTCGAACTCGACGCGCACGCCGTGCCCGAGGTCGAACTGGCCCGGCTGGCGCTTGATCAGCATGGCCTGCTCTTCCGGCGGGCGGGCGGCGCCCTGGTCGTCGACCAGCAGCTGCCGTTTCGTGTCGAACAGCACGCTCGAGGTCCCGGTGTTGGTGATGACGAGCCGCAGCCGGACGAACTGGCCCTTGGCGGGGAACTCGGTGTGGCTCCCGGTGATGCTGGGCAGCCCGGCGGCCAGGCCGATCAGGGTGAACTCGGTGTCGCCGTTCTTCGCCGGCGGCAGCTTGAGGGCGGTCTCGTCGGGCCGGACCTGGCGCGGCGGCAGCTCGTAGGTCGTCGGCGCGGGCGTGCTGGGCTCGTTCGCCGCACAACCGGCCGCCAGTGCCAGGACGACGACGGCCAGCAGGCGGAGTTTCACGCTCGTGATTCTGCCCGCCGGCCGTCGGTCCGGCTAGCTCCCGATGCTTTCGACGACGGCCTCGGCGACGGCCTTCATCGTGGTCCGGCGGTCCATGGCGGTGCGCTGGATCCAGCGGAAGGCGTCGGGCTCGGTGAGCCCCTGGCGGCTCATGAGCAGGCCCTTGGCGCGATCGATGACCTTGCGCGTCTCGAGCCGGTCGGTGAGCCCGGCGACCTCGGCCTCGAGGGCCTGCAGCTCGGAGAACCGGCTGACGGCGAGCTCGATGGCGGGCACGAGGTCCCGCTTGGCGAACGGCTTGACGAGGTAGGCCATGGTGCCGGCATCCCGCGCGCGTTCGACGAGGTCGCGCTGGCTGAAGGCGGTGAGGATGACGACGGGCGCGATCCGGTCACCGGTGATCTTGGCCGCGGCCTCGATCCCGTCGAGCTTGGGCATCTTGACGTCGAGGATCACGAGGTCGGGCTTGAGATCGGTGGCCAGCGCGATGGCCTGCTCGCCATCCCCGGCCTCCCCGACCACTTCATAGCCCTCTTCACGCAGCATTTCGACGAGGTCCAGCCGGATGAGCGCCTCGTCTTCCGCGACGAGCACCCGACGCTGCGGCACGGTGGCGACACCGTTGGCCTCGGTAGCCTGATCGGTCACCGGGGTCCTCCTGAAGACTCGGCGGGACGGTCGGTTTCGCGGCTTCCCGCGAACCTGAAGCCTACCGGGAACGATCCAGAAGAAGAGATGGCGTTCACCACGTAGTGGCGGGCGCGACACTCCGCCCCGGTAACGGCCGGGGTCCGGTGATCCCGTAGAGTCGCTGCGTCACGCCCCCGTAGCCCAACTGGCAGAGGCAACGGATTCAAAACCCGTCCAGTGTGAGTTCGAATCTCACCGGGGGCACCCGGTTTCGCGGGCTAGCGGCCTGCAGCCCGACGAACAGCAGGACAATCGCCAGGGTGGTTTCTGGCCGAGTTCTTTGTGGTGCGCCTGCCTGCTACTGATCCAGGCCGGCACCAGGGCCCCAATCAGGTGGTTGGCGAGGTTGACCGGCCGTGCCTGAGGACGTCGTTCACCGTCTGCCTTTCGGTCGTGGTCGTGCAGTCGGCGCGGGCAACGCACCGGCAGTCAGATGCGGGACACCTCGGCGTCGACGGCCTCGCGCTGCGCGGCGGCGAGTGCACGGGACCGGATGGCCAATCCGATGGTGCGGGTGAGCAGCATCGCCACGGCCATGAAGATCAGGGCATCCGTGATGGCGGCCGCCGGGATGGCGTTGTCGATCAGCCAGCGGCCGAGCCGGATGGGGAACCAGTGCATCGCACCGTAGGAGAACGCCGCCCGGGCCCCGATGACCACCACCCACAGCGCCGCGTAGCCCCACCCCGCCGCGGTGGCGTTCTTGCCGGTGTCCGGGTTGTGGTTGACCCGGATCAGGGCCAGGGCGATCAGTCCGCCGACGACACCGGCCGCGACACCGGCGATTTCCAGGGTGAGCCCGTTGCCCTGCGTGGTGACGCTCTGCATGAACAGAGGGACGATCAGGGCGGCGAGCAGGATCGGCCGCACGAGCCGACTCGCCGTGAGCTTGCGGCTACGGCCGAGGTCGGCCTGCAGGACCGCGGCCAGCACGGCCGCGTTGACGATCTCGGCTTGGACGAGAGGGGACATCGCGCACTCCAACCGGTCGGAATTGTTGTCCTTTCCAGACTGACGCGCGGACGCGAACCGGACATCGGACTCCGGTACGGTTCGTCTCCGGCTCCGGTATGGCCCCGGCATGAGGGCGGCGGCCGAAGTTCATACCGCTCGGACCAACGTTCCCTCTTTCGGTTCGACGTTCCCCCACCCGAAAGTTTCTAACGTGGACGGTGCGTGGTACACGAGCACGCGCAATTCGCCGGAAAGGGACCAGGCGTGGACATCCACTCGGCCACCGTCCGAAGCTCCGGTCGCGGCACGGCCGCGACCGGGGATACTGAGCAGATGATGCGGTGGGTCACCTGGGCCGTCCGAGCTGCGGCTCTGGTCGGTGTCGGGGTGTCCGTGTTCACCGCGCACACCGTTTCGGTGGCGGTGATTATCGCCTTCGTCGTCGCCGGTTCGATGATGGTCCTGTGGGCCGTCATCGAGAACCCCGCCACCGAGCGAGCACAGTTCGGCCGGCTGCTGCCGTACGCCCTGGCCGCGGTCACCGTCGTCTGTGGCGTTGCCGCCGTGTCGCCCACCGGCGGGGCGCTGGTCTTCCTCGGCTTCATCGCCACCATCTCGGCCGGCAGCGACACCAGCCTGACGGCCGGCTGGACCATCACCGGACTGGGGGTGCTGGCGGTCGAGATCACCAGCCTCGTCACGCAGACCAGCGGCTGGATCACCATCGGATACCCGGCGATCCTGTTACCCGGCCTGCTGATCGGCTACAACCGCCGGTCCTACCGGGTCCAGGCCGAGCAATCCGCCGTACTGCTGGCCAAGGCCGAACAACTCCGCGACGAACGCGCACGCGTGGCCACGCTGGAAGAGCGCAGCCGCATCGCCCGGGAGATACACGACGTCCTGGCCCACTCGCTCGGTGCCCTGGGCGTGCAGCTGCGGGCCGCCGGCGCGGTGCTCACCGACCAACGCGACATCGACCGCGCCGTGGACCTGCTGGATCAGGCACAACGGCTGACCAAGGACGGCCTCGCCGAGACCCGGCGCGCCGTGCACGCACTCCGCACCGACACGCCACCTCTGCCCGACGGGCTGGCCGATCTCGGTGCGTGCCACGAACGCCGCCACCACACCCCGGTTACCGTGCGTGTCGACGGCAGCGAACGGTCGCTCACCGCGGACGCCGGCCTCGCGTTCGTACGCACCGCACAGGAAGCACTGGTCAACGCGGCCAAGTATGCTCCACGACAGCCGATCGCCATTCACCTCGACTACGGTGACGGCGACACGACGATGACAGTTTCGAACACAATGTGTGACGGGGTCGGCGATATGGACAGCGTCAACGCAGGATACGGGCTGGCCGGCATGCGCGAACGCCTCATGCTCGTCCGCGGGAGCCTGACGGTCGGACCGCACGCGGGCACGTGGATCGTCAACGCCCGGGTCCCGCAATGAGCGCCCAGCCGCACCCGCTGCGCATCATCATCGCCGACGATCAGGCCAGCGTCCGCGAAGGGCTCGTCCTTCTCCTGGGGCTGCTCCCCGACTTCGAGGTGGTCGACTCGGCCGCCAACGGTCGCGAAGCCCTGGACCAGGTCACCGCGCACCAGCCCGACGCCGTCCTGCTCGACCTGCACATGCCCGAACTCGACGGCGTGGACACCACCCGGCGGCTCGTCCAGCACCATCCCGGGGTCGCCATCGTCATCCTCACCACCTACCGTGACGACGCTTCCGTCCTCGCCGCCCTGCGGGCCGGGGCCCGCGGCTATCTCACCAAGGACGCCAGCCGCGAAGAAATCGCCCACGCACTGCGCAGCGCGGCCGCGGGCCTGGCCGTGCTCGATCCGGACGTGCAGCTGACCCTGCTCAACGCGGCCGACCATGGCGGTCCGGCCGACGTCCCCATCCCCGAACCGCTCCGAACCCTGCCCGACGGGCTCACCGCCCGCGAAGGGGAAATCCTCGCGATGATCGCCCGCGGCAAAACCAACCCGGACATCGCCCGCGAACTCGTGCTCAGCAGCCACACGATCAAGAGCCACATCAACCGGATCTTCGCCAAGACCAGGTCGGGCGACCGCGCCGCCGCGATCCGCTACGCGCGGGAGCATCACCTGGCGTAGCTCACGGACGGTGGTCCGCCGCGCGCGCCACCCGGAGATCCGAACCGGAGCACTCGGAGCGGGCACGCTGTGGGCGGCCTTCTCTGAAGAGAGTCAACAAACACGTGCAGATCCGAGTGAGCCGGGCAGCAACCCGGAAGGGTTGCCTGCGCGTCCCCGCCCCGTCGGTCGTCCCGCAACGATGTACCCGGTCGGACGGACTGGACGGTCGAGCGATCATTCAGTGGAGGGTGTGGTGGAGTTCCGGCGGACCACCCATCTCGTACCGGAGCGAAGCCGGCGCGCTGCCATCGATGTCGGTGACGCCGAGATGTGCACCGAGCTCGGCTCCGATGAGTGCCCGGCCGGAGAAGGACATCAGGTTCTCTTGCCGGTACAACGCCGCGATGACGCGTCCGGTGAACCGGGCCGACTCCCGTTTGGTCTTCGGTCGCTTGTCCGCGGGCAAGGACTCGAGATAGGCGCTGGCCCGTTCGGTGTCGAGGCCGCCCATCCAGATCGACACAGCAGCCACGCCGTGTGGTCGCAACTCCTTCGCCATGTCGGCTGCCATCTTGTCCGCACCGGCCTTCTGCGCCCCATAAGCGGGGCCCTGGTGGTACGAGACCGCACCGTAGTGCCCCGTGTTCACGATGAGTCCGCGCTTGTTGGCGATCAGCAGCGGCGCCGCGTAGTACGCGGCAACGTAGTGCGATCGGAGCCCGACCGAGATCAAGTCGGCCGCCTCGAGCGGCTTCTCCCAAAAGCCGCCAGGGCCGGTGATGCCGACGAGCTTCGCGGCGTTGTCGACCAAGACGTCGAGCCGGACGTGCTCGGCGTGGACACGGGCGAAGAGCTCACGCACCGCCTCGTCGTCTTCGTGGTCGACCGCCACGGCGACCCCACTGCCCCCGGCCTCACTGACCAGTTGCGCTGTTCCGAAAATCGAACCACCGTAGGGCGAATCCTTACCCGACGTGCTTCGTCCGGTCACGTACACGGTCGCGCCGGCCTCGCCCAACGCCGTCGCGATTTCTTTTCCAGCGCCCCGGGTTGCGCCGGTCACCACGGCAATCGGCTTGCTGATGACACACCTCCTGGTGTTCGTCCTGGGTCTCACCGAGCGGCCTCACGCACCCGGACCCGCTGGACGTCACACTCCGGCAAACCGTCAGTGCCATCTCCGATCCGGTGAGGCGGTCGATCAGGACAGGGCGCGCTTGTGAACCTTGCCCGTGGCGGTCAGGGGCAGCTCGCTCTGCACGATGATGTGGCGCGGGTACTTGTACTCCGCGAGGCGTTCCCGCGCGAACGCCGAAAGTTCGCCGACGTCGATCCGGTGCCCGATCCGGGGAACCACGTAGGCGACGACCTCTTGACCGAGCCGCTCGTGCGGCTGACCGACCACCGCGGTCATCGCCACCGCCGGGTGGTGCAGCAGCACCTGTTCCACCTCCGCCGGGTACACGTTGTAGCCACCGCGCAGGATCAGGTCCTTGACCCGGTCCACGACGTAGAGCCACCCGTCCTCGTCGAAGCGGCCCAGGTCCCCGGTGTGGAACCAGCCGTCCCGGATCGCCTCCGCCGTCGCTTCCGGACGGTTGAAGTAGCCCAGCATCACGCAGTGGCCACGGACGACGATCTCGCCCACCGTCCCCGCCGGCACCCGCGTGCCCGCACGATCCACGACCTGGATGTCGACGCCCCACACCGGCTTGCCCACCGACGCCGGGCGCAACGGCTCGTCCCACGGACAGAATGTGACCGTCGGACTCGTTTCCGACAAACCGTATCCCTGCTGGATCTGCAGTCCGCTCAGTTCCTTCACCCGCTCGAACACCGCCACCGGCAACGGGGCGCCGCCGGAGGTGATCAACCGGATCGTCTCGGCCGCCTTGCGCAGCCGCACCCCCTTCGGGTCGGCCTGCAGGAACGCCTGGAACATCGAGGGCACCCCCGCGAACAACGTGACCCGGTGCTCCACCAGCAGGTCCAGCGCAGTGCCCGGCTCGAACCGCGGAAGCAGCACGAGCGTCCCTCCGGTGTGGACGTTGCCGTTCAGCACCGAGGTTTGCCCGAAGATGTGGTACAGCGGCAACGCCACCAGCGCCACATCGTGCTCGTGCCGCGGGATCAGCAGATCCTTCATCCGCGCGTTGAGCAACAGGCTCACGTGCGACAGCGCGGCACCCTTCGGGGTTCCGGTGGTTCCGCTGGTGTAGATGATCACCGCCGGATCCTCCGCCCCCGTCGGTTCGCTGTCCGCTTCCCCTGGACGCGGCGCCAGCAGCTCCGCCAGCCCACTCAGCGCGACCACCTCTCGCACACCCGCGGCCACCGCCGCCCGCCGCGCGTTCTCCAGCACCGGCAAGTGCTCGGTGCCCTCCCAGGCGAACACCATCACCGCACCGCTGTCGCCGAAGACGAACTCCAGTTCACGCTCCTTCAGCAACGGATTGAGCGGAACCACCACGACCCCGGCCTTGAGCAATCCGTAATACACCACAGGGAACTCCGGGAGGTTCGGGCAGATCAGCACCACCCGGTCACCAGGACGCACCCCCCGCGCCCGGACCAGCTCCGCGACCTGCCGGGCCCGGCGATTCAGCTCCGCGTAGCTGTACACCTGCTCGCCGCAGACCACGGCGGCCCGGTCCGGATGCAGCCGGGCGGCCGAATCCAGCACTACCGACAGATTCAGCATGAACTATCTCCTGTCTCAGCACACCCAGTACCGATAGTGGTTACTATCGCAACAGTAGATGCAATCTCCAATTGCCATAGTGTCCACTATCCGAGTAGTCTCCTGGACATGACCACGGAAGAACCGCGACGACAGAGACTCACCCGGGCGGAGGCGAAGGCGCGGACCCGGAAGCTGCTGCTCGAAGCCGCCGCACAGACCTTCGCCAGGAAGGGGTACGCGGGCTCGTCCGTCGAAGAGATCGCCGAGGCGGCCGGGTTCTCGATCGGCGCGCTGTACTCGAACTTCGGCAACAAGGAGGAGCTGTTCCTCGAGTTGTCGACCACGTACAACGCCGACCGCATCGCCGAAGCGTCCGAGGTGCTGCTCGATCAGGACGCGGATCCGGTGCAAGCCGTCAACGAGGTGAGCCGGCTGCTGGTCGACGCCGCCGACAAGGACACCGACTTCTCACTGCTGCAGGCCGAGTTCTGGCTGTATGCGGTCCGGAACCCGCAGGTGCTCGACCAGATGGCCACGCGGATGCGGACCCCGAGGGCGGCGTTGGAGCAGCTGGTCGGGAAGTCGCTGGAGACCATGCCGGCCCCGGCCGAGGCCACCCCGAAAGCGGTGGCGACCATCGTGGCCGCGTTGTTCGAGGGGCTCGTCCGGCAGCGGCGGATCGACCCGGACCAGGTACCGGAGGAGCTGTTCGGCGCGGCACTGCGCTGGCTGTTCAGCGGAATCGAGGTGTCCGGCCGGGAGAAGAAGGTCGCCGCACCGGCGAAGCGCAAGCCGGCGAAACGACCCCGCCAGGGCTGACGCCCGTCCCGAGCCCACCGAGCGGGCTTTGCCCTGCCCGCTCGCAATCCACTGCCGCGGTTTTCCCGCCGGGGCACCTTCCTCGCCTTTCGTGCGCCCTTTTCCCGTGGGCCGCGCCCAACTTGGAGAGCCATGACCGAGACGATGCTGGCCGGCCGCCTGGACCGGAAAACCCGGCGATTCCAGGTCGAAGAAGTACCGGTGCCCACGCCGGAGCCGGACGAGGTACGGATCGCCGTCGCCGCCGCAGGGGTGTGCCTGTCGGACCTGCACCTCATCGACGGCACGTTGAACCCACGGGGCACGGCGTCCGCCGTCACCCTCGGCCACGAGGTCGCCGGCCGGGTGGAGGCGCTCGGCG
This genomic window from Amycolatopsis mongoliensis contains:
- a CDS encoding long-chain-fatty-acid--CoA ligase, with translation MLNLSVVLDSAARLHPDRAAVVCGEQVYSYAELNRRARQVAELVRARGVRPGDRVVLICPNLPEFPVVYYGLLKAGVVVVPLNPLLKERELEFVFGDSGAVMVFAWEGTEHLPVLENARRAAVAAGVREVVALSGLAELLAPRPGEADSEPTGAEDPAVIIYTSGTTGTPKGAALSHVSLLLNARMKDLLIPRHEHDVALVALPLYHIFGQTSVLNGNVHTGGTLVLLPRFEPGTALDLLVEHRVTLFAGVPSMFQAFLQADPKGVRLRKAAETIRLITSGGAPLPVAVFERVKELSGLQIQQGYGLSETSPTVTFCPWDEPLRPASVGKPVWGVDIQVVDRAGTRVPAGTVGEIVVRGHCVMLGYFNRPEATAEAIRDGWFHTGDLGRFDEDGWLYVVDRVKDLILRGGYNVYPAEVEQVLLHHPAVAMTAVVGQPHERLGQEVVAYVVPRIGHRIDVGELSAFARERLAEYKYPRHIIVQSELPLTATGKVHKRALS
- a CDS encoding TetR/AcrR family transcriptional regulator encodes the protein MTTEEPRRQRLTRAEAKARTRKLLLEAAAQTFARKGYAGSSVEEIAEAAGFSIGALYSNFGNKEELFLELSTTYNADRIAEASEVLLDQDADPVQAVNEVSRLLVDAADKDTDFSLLQAEFWLYAVRNPQVLDQMATRMRTPRAALEQLVGKSLETMPAPAEATPKAVATIVAALFEGLVRQRRIDPDQVPEELFGAALRWLFSGIEVSGREKKVAAPAKRKPAKRPRQG